The Microbacterium sp. KUDC0406 genome includes a window with the following:
- a CDS encoding glycoside hydrolase family 172 protein: MPDLNSISALRQVQTRSISPENFDGTVGGGARATEGTGADCARDLGPGWKISPSVDIKAGETFELASITGAGKITHIWITTHTDNWRTLLLRAYWDGAEEPAVEVPYGDFFCNGWGVFAQVNSQAIAANPHGGFNSYWPMPFRDGARLTIENTSTVDVRVYYQVTYETGGDYSNDGYFHAQWRRSNPLEELTPHVILEGIEGQGQYVGTYIAWGVNSNGWWGEGEIKFYLDDDDEYPTICGTGTEDYFGGAWNFDIPGQGYTAFSTPYLGMPQVIRPDGLYVSQQRFGMYRWHLQDPIHFATGIPKVDIQALGWRSGWRYLPLRDDIASTAMFYLDRPTARRPKSPSADDLEVHLGTAPVPDIGATPPREPQS, from the coding sequence ATGCCCGACCTGAACTCGATCTCTGCCCTTCGTCAGGTGCAGACCCGTTCGATCTCGCCGGAGAACTTCGACGGCACCGTCGGAGGGGGCGCCAGGGCCACCGAGGGCACCGGTGCCGACTGCGCGCGCGACCTCGGCCCGGGTTGGAAGATCTCCCCCAGCGTCGACATCAAGGCCGGCGAGACCTTCGAACTGGCCTCCATCACCGGCGCCGGCAAGATCACCCACATCTGGATCACCACGCACACCGACAACTGGCGCACCCTCCTGCTGCGCGCCTACTGGGACGGCGCCGAGGAGCCTGCCGTCGAGGTGCCCTACGGCGACTTCTTCTGCAACGGCTGGGGCGTGTTCGCGCAGGTGAACTCCCAGGCGATCGCCGCGAACCCGCACGGCGGTTTCAACTCCTACTGGCCGATGCCGTTCCGCGACGGGGCGCGCCTGACCATCGAGAACACCTCGACCGTCGACGTGCGGGTGTACTACCAGGTGACCTACGAGACCGGGGGCGACTACTCGAACGACGGCTACTTCCACGCCCAGTGGCGCCGGTCCAACCCCCTGGAAGAGCTCACGCCGCACGTGATCCTGGAGGGCATCGAGGGCCAGGGCCAGTACGTGGGCACCTACATCGCCTGGGGCGTGAACTCCAACGGCTGGTGGGGCGAGGGCGAGATCAAGTTCTACCTCGACGACGATGACGAGTACCCCACGATCTGCGGCACCGGCACCGAGGACTACTTCGGCGGCGCCTGGAACTTCGACATCCCCGGCCAGGGGTACACCGCGTTCTCGACTCCGTATCTGGGCATGCCGCAGGTGATCCGTCCCGACGGGCTGTACGTCAGTCAGCAGCGCTTCGGCATGTACCGCTGGCATCTGCAGGACCCGATCCACTTCGCCACCGGCATCCCGAAGGTCGATATCCAGGCACTCGGCTGGCGCAGCGGCTGGCGCTACCTGCCGCTGCGCGACGACATCGCGTCGACGGCGATGTTCTACCTCGACCGTCCGACGGCACGGCGCCCGAAGAGCCCCAGCGCCGACGATCTGGAGGTGCACCTAGGAACCGCCCCGGTTCCCGACATCGGTGCGACGCCTCCGCGGGAGCCGCAGTCATGA